A DNA window from Impatiens glandulifera chromosome 7, dImpGla2.1, whole genome shotgun sequence contains the following coding sequences:
- the LOC124909575 gene encoding uncharacterized protein LOC124909575: protein MEIEEEVINLTKAQDVNTALERYTMVEPRARLQKLIEHIQRLQEKYTPGTPNSQLQLLVLELLAVKERALTEELARLEAMPEHQDPINSPPPEDVGGQNLTDEELSSPPPDQTINMTEVRTETPLTDHRASAQAGDSEPAITEERVKTLIEEFINDAVQPWKKKIKETAVKAVEIAETTKDDLNKAVDRITLVETNTDRLYNGQLDQTKALEYLTPKLVDDLTSVSQRVDEDLARSSAQAGSTLDRLINLEEKNTTLEEKNAKLEADLKAVTEQVAELIEAKLASDKAIEEANAPAAQKLQDALDEQTRIQKEAVAADANIAGHMQNLAVNAPAIAKTIAAQQAKDALRLRAQ, encoded by the exons ATGGAGATAGAGGAGGAGGTCATCAACCTCACAAAGGCTCAAGATGTCAACACCGCCTTAGAACGATACACGATGGtagaaccgcgtgctcggttacAAAAGCTCATCGAACACATTCAACGCCTTCAAGAAAAGTATACTCCGGGAACACCGAATTCTCAACtacaactcttggtgttggagTTGCTTGCGGTCAAGGAAAGGGCACTGACTGAGGAGTTGGCACGGCTTGAAGCGATGCCCGAACATCAAGATCCAATAAACTCACCGCCTCCTGAGGATGTTGGCGGTCAAAATCTGACCGATGAAGAGCTATCCTCTCCTCCACCGGATCAGACGATCAACATGACCGAAGTCAGGACAGAGACACCTCTCACCGACCATCGAGCATCTGCTCAAGCCGGGGATTCGGAACCGGCCATAACGGAAGAGAGGGTCAAAACTCTCATTGAAGAATTTATCAACGACGCAGTTCAGccttggaagaagaaaattaagGAAACCGCGGTTAAAGCAGTCGAGATAGCTGAGACGACAAAGGATGATCTAAACAAGGCGGTCGATCGGATCACGTTGGTTGAAACGAATACGGATCGACTGTACAACGGTCAACTTGATCAAACCAAGGCATTGGAGTACTTAACTCCGAAGCTGGTGGACGACCTCACTTCGGTCAGCCAAAGG gtcgatgaggacctggcTCGGTCAAGTGCCCAAGCCGGATCAACACTTGACAGGTTAATCAACCTTGAGGAAAAGAATACAACCCTTGAAGAAAAGAACGCaaagcttgaagccgatctaaaggcggtcaccgaacaggtggcaGAGTTAATAGAGGCTAAGTTGGCTTCCGATAAAGCAATTGAGGAGGCGAATGCTCCCGCGGCTCAGAAACTTCAAGATGCGCTAGACGAGCAGACCCGTATACAGAAGGAAGCGGTAGCGGCTGATGCGAACATAGCCGGTCATATGCAAAACCTAGCGGTCAATGCACCGGCCATCGCAAAGACCATAGCGGCTCAACAAGCCAAAGATGCTCTACGGCTAAGGGCTCAATAG